From one Streptomyces spiramyceticus genomic stretch:
- a CDS encoding subtilase-type protease inhibitor codes for MRSTRSRVGAAATATALALTGMATMGVAHAQPAQPTSLYAPSALVLTMGKGMDAATATVDRAVTLNCAPRPSGTHPSPASACKELRSVEGEFTRLTAEPSQQSCTRQYDPVVVTADGVWQGKRVTWSTTFGNACEMQGVLSEGTVFAF; via the coding sequence ATGCGTTCCACCCGCAGCCGAGTCGGCGCAGCCGCGACGGCAACCGCCCTCGCTCTGACCGGAATGGCGACCATGGGCGTCGCACACGCCCAGCCCGCCCAGCCGACGAGCCTGTACGCCCCGTCGGCCCTCGTACTCACCATGGGCAAGGGCATGGACGCCGCCACGGCCACCGTCGACCGGGCCGTCACCCTGAACTGCGCTCCCCGCCCCTCCGGCACCCACCCCTCCCCCGCGTCCGCGTGCAAGGAACTGCGCTCCGTCGAAGGTGAGTTCACCCGGCTGACGGCAGAGCCCTCACAGCAGAGCTGCACGCGCCAGTACGACCCCGTCGTGGTTACGGCCGACGGGGTGTGGCAGGGCAAGCGGGTCACCTGGTCGACCACCTTCGGCAACGCGTGCGAAATGCAGGGCGTCCTGTCCGAAGGAACGGTCTTCGCCTTCTGA
- a CDS encoding DNA polymerase Y family protein, protein MILYVRFHTGEVALPALIGLIEDIAPTVQALPPDGALVDVRGAERYFGQDAAGLAALLRVRALAHYGADCTIGVGANPLLARIAAQDAPPGTTLAVPDEPDAVAAFLCEKPAAALYGVGPATARTLSSYGLDSIGKVAAAPLATLQRIVGARAGRELQERARGIDRTPVAPNAVSRSLAAERRFDRDELDPVRHRRALLSLAEEVGVRLRGEEQVCRSLTLTVRYADRSTTTRTKALVEPTAHSAALTAAAYGLHASLGLQRARVRGIALRAEGLTPAEQAAHQLTFDPADDRARRIEAVADRARARFGPGAVIPGSLAA, encoded by the coding sequence ATGATCCTTTACGTACGCTTCCACACCGGCGAGGTCGCGCTGCCCGCCCTCATCGGGCTGATCGAGGACATCGCCCCCACCGTCCAGGCTCTCCCGCCCGACGGTGCGCTCGTCGATGTCCGGGGCGCCGAACGGTACTTCGGGCAGGACGCGGCCGGGCTCGCCGCCCTGCTGCGGGTCCGCGCCCTCGCGCACTACGGCGCCGACTGCACGATCGGGGTGGGCGCCAACCCCCTGCTGGCGAGGATCGCCGCGCAGGACGCACCGCCGGGCACGACCCTCGCCGTGCCGGACGAGCCGGACGCCGTCGCGGCGTTTCTCTGCGAGAAGCCGGCCGCGGCGCTGTACGGCGTCGGGCCTGCGACGGCCCGCACCCTGTCCTCGTACGGGCTCGACAGCATCGGCAAGGTCGCCGCCGCGCCACTCGCCACCCTCCAGCGCATCGTCGGCGCCCGGGCAGGGCGCGAGCTTCAGGAGAGGGCGCGGGGCATCGACCGTACGCCGGTTGCACCGAACGCCGTATCCCGGTCGCTCGCCGCCGAACGGCGCTTCGACCGCGACGAGCTGGACCCCGTACGCCACCGGCGCGCGCTGCTCTCGCTCGCGGAGGAAGTGGGAGTCAGGCTGCGCGGCGAGGAACAGGTGTGCCGCTCTCTGACCCTCACCGTGCGCTACGCCGACCGCTCCACGACCACCCGCACCAAAGCCCTGGTGGAGCCGACGGCGCACTCGGCTGCGCTCACTGCGGCGGCGTACGGACTGCACGCTTCGCTGGGTCTGCAGCGGGCCAGGGTGCGCGGCATCGCGCTGCGCGCGGAGGGGCTGACTCCGGCGGAACAGGCCGCGCACCAGCTGACGTTCGACCCGGCGGACGACAGGGCCCGCAGGATCGAGGCCGTGGCGGACCGGGCCAGGGCGAGGTTCGGGCCAGGGGCGGTCATCCCGGGATCGCTGGCGGCCTGA
- a CDS encoding lytic polysaccharide monooxygenase auxiliary activity family 9 protein, producing MTALRTTAGIAALSIAPLALTALAAGPASAHGSMTDPVSRVSACYAEGPESPDSAACKAAVAASGAQAFYDWNEVNIANAAGKHKELIPDGKLCSAGNDKYKGLDLPRVDWPSSKSAAGKHTFRYKGTAPHKGSFELYVTKDGYDPAKPLKWSDLEEKPFAKVTDPRMENGDYVFDGTIPAKSGRHLVYSIWQRSDSPEAFYTCSDVVFGKDNAGPGTAPAPTASAPTEQDVADGAGKSTVEHNGHGDDDHKTGADATPTAEESAGNAPAANSAAQPSAAAAATPADGENLAETGGDSTTPYIAIGGAAALAVGAAAMFGSVRRKATARR from the coding sequence ATGACTGCCCTGCGCACGACAGCCGGAATCGCCGCCCTCAGCATCGCTCCGCTGGCGCTGACGGCCCTGGCCGCCGGCCCGGCTTCTGCCCACGGATCGATGACGGACCCGGTCTCCCGCGTGTCTGCGTGTTACGCGGAGGGTCCGGAGAGCCCCGATTCGGCGGCGTGCAAGGCGGCGGTCGCGGCGAGCGGTGCGCAGGCGTTCTACGACTGGAACGAAGTCAACATCGCCAACGCCGCCGGGAAGCACAAGGAGTTGATCCCCGACGGCAAGCTGTGCAGCGCGGGCAACGACAAGTACAAGGGCTTGGATCTGCCGCGCGTGGACTGGCCGTCCAGCAAGTCGGCCGCGGGCAAGCACACCTTCCGTTACAAGGGCACCGCCCCGCACAAGGGCTCCTTCGAGCTGTACGTCACCAAGGACGGCTACGACCCGGCCAAGCCGCTGAAGTGGTCCGACCTGGAGGAGAAGCCCTTCGCCAAGGTCACGGACCCGAGGATGGAGAACGGCGACTACGTCTTCGACGGGACGATCCCGGCGAAGTCGGGCCGTCACCTCGTCTACAGCATCTGGCAGCGCTCGGACAGCCCCGAGGCCTTCTACACCTGCTCCGACGTGGTCTTCGGCAAGGACAACGCAGGCCCGGGCACCGCCCCGGCGCCGACCGCCTCCGCCCCCACCGAGCAGGACGTTGCGGACGGCGCCGGCAAGTCCACCGTCGAGCACAACGGCCACGGCGACGACGACCACAAGACCGGAGCCGACGCCACACCGACCGCCGAGGAGTCCGCAGGCAACGCGCCGGCGGCGAACAGCGCCGCACAGCCGTCCGCCGCCGCCGCTGCCACTCCCGCCGACGGCGAGAACCTGGCCGAGACCGGCGGCGACAGCACCACCCCGTACATCGCGATCGGTGGTGCTGCCGCTCTCGCCGTCGGCGCCGCGGCGATGTTCGGCTCGGTCCGCCGCAAGGCCACCGCCCGCCGCTGA
- a CDS encoding S1 family peptidase, with product MKHRRIPKRRAAAAGAGIAALVAAGVTFQTANASEDAPQYTVKTLSATGAASLASDLTSGLGGDAAGAYYDTKSKSLVVNVVDEAAAQGVRKAGGKARIVENTLAELTSARSTLTDKVTIPGTSWATDPVTNKVVVTADRTVKGAAWAKLEKVVEGLGGKAELKKSAGEFKPLIAGGDAILSGGGRCSLGFNVVKDGAPHFITAGHCGEAGSEWTDSTGGALGTMADSKFPGNDFALVKYNDGVEHPSEVDLYNGSTQPIAKAGEATVGMAVQRSGSTTQVHDGEVTALDATVNYGNGDIVNGLIQTTVCAEPGDSGGSLFAGDTAIGLTSGGSGDCSSGGETFFQPVPAALAALGAEIG from the coding sequence GTGAAGCACCGACGCATACCCAAGCGGCGCGCGGCAGCAGCAGGGGCCGGCATCGCGGCCCTGGTGGCAGCGGGAGTCACCTTCCAGACTGCGAACGCGAGCGAGGACGCCCCGCAGTACACCGTCAAGACGCTGTCGGCGACGGGCGCCGCGAGCCTCGCCTCCGACCTGACCTCGGGCCTGGGCGGCGACGCGGCCGGGGCGTACTACGACACCAAGTCCAAGTCGCTCGTGGTCAATGTCGTGGACGAGGCGGCGGCCCAGGGCGTACGGAAGGCGGGCGGCAAGGCCAGAATCGTCGAGAACACTCTCGCCGAGCTGACGAGCGCCCGGAGCACCCTCACCGACAAGGTGACCATTCCGGGCACTTCGTGGGCAACCGACCCGGTGACCAACAAGGTCGTCGTGACGGCCGACCGTACGGTCAAGGGCGCCGCGTGGGCGAAGCTGGAGAAGGTCGTCGAGGGCCTGGGCGGCAAGGCCGAACTCAAGAAGTCCGCCGGGGAGTTCAAGCCGCTCATCGCGGGCGGCGACGCCATCCTCAGCGGCGGCGGACGCTGTTCGCTCGGCTTCAACGTCGTCAAGGACGGCGCCCCGCACTTCATCACCGCGGGCCACTGCGGCGAGGCGGGCAGCGAGTGGACGGACTCGACGGGCGGCGCGCTGGGCACGATGGCCGACTCGAAGTTCCCGGGCAACGACTTCGCACTCGTCAAGTACAACGACGGGGTCGAGCACCCGAGCGAGGTCGACCTCTACAACGGCAGCACACAGCCGATCGCCAAGGCGGGCGAGGCGACCGTCGGCATGGCGGTGCAGCGCAGCGGCTCCACCACGCAGGTGCACGACGGTGAGGTCACCGCGCTCGACGCCACCGTGAACTACGGCAACGGCGACATCGTGAACGGGCTCATCCAGACCACGGTCTGCGCCGAGCCGGGCGACAGTGGCGGCTCGCTCTTCGCGGGCGACACGGCGATCGGGCTCACCTCGGGCGGCAGCGGCGACTGCTCCTCGGGCGGCGAGACGTTCTTCCAGCCGGTGCCGGCGGCGCTGGCGGCGCTGGGGGCGGAAATCGGCTGA
- a CDS encoding S1 family peptidase, giving the protein MRIKRTTPRSGIARRTRLLAVTTGLVAAAALAVPNANADTPRTYSANQLSSASDAVLEADVAGTAWHVDKATNTLVVTADSTVSRAEIAKIKREAGTNAGAIRVERTPGKFSKLISGGDAIYATSWRCSLGFNVRSGSTYYFLTAGHCTDGNPPWYTNSSRTTSIGPTAGSSFPGNDYGLVRYSNTSLSHPGTVGSQDITSAVNATVGMSVTRRGSTTGTHRGSVTGLNATVNYGGGDIVYGMIRTNVCAEPGDSGGPLYSGTRAVGLTSGGSGNCSSGGTTFFQPVTEALSAYGVSVY; this is encoded by the coding sequence GTGAGGATCAAGCGCACCACCCCCCGCAGTGGTATCGCGAGACGAACCCGTCTGCTGGCCGTCACGACAGGGCTCGTCGCCGCCGCCGCACTCGCCGTGCCGAACGCGAACGCCGACACGCCGCGCACGTACAGCGCCAACCAGCTCTCCTCCGCGAGCGACGCCGTCCTGGAGGCCGACGTCGCCGGTACCGCATGGCACGTGGACAAGGCGACGAACACCCTTGTCGTCACGGCCGACAGCACCGTCTCCCGCGCCGAAATCGCCAAGATCAAGCGCGAGGCCGGGACGAACGCAGGCGCTATACGCGTCGAGCGCACCCCTGGCAAGTTCTCCAAGCTGATATCCGGCGGCGACGCCATCTACGCCACCAGCTGGCGCTGCTCCCTCGGCTTCAACGTCCGTAGCGGGAGCACCTATTACTTCCTGACGGCAGGTCATTGCACCGACGGCAACCCGCCCTGGTACACCAACTCCTCGCGTACCACGAGCATCGGCCCCACGGCCGGATCCAGCTTCCCGGGCAACGACTACGGGCTCGTGAGGTACTCCAACACCTCGCTCTCGCACCCGGGCACCGTCGGCAGCCAGGACATCACCAGCGCGGTCAACGCCACCGTCGGCATGTCCGTCACCCGCCGCGGCTCCACCACCGGCACCCACCGCGGCTCCGTCACCGGCCTGAACGCCACGGTGAACTACGGCGGCGGCGACATCGTCTACGGCATGATCCGCACCAACGTGTGCGCCGAGCCCGGCGACAGTGGCGGCCCGCTCTACTCCGGCACCCGCGCCGTCGGTCTGACCTCGGGCGGCAGCGGCAACTGCTCCTCCGGTGGTACGACCTTCTTCCAGCCGGTCACCGAGGCGCTCAGCGCGTACGGCGTCAGCGTCTACTAA
- a CDS encoding DUF3533 domain-containing protein: MTFVDEMKTAVTPRAALLVIGVLVLQLLFIASYVGALHDPKPRDVPFGVVAPEQSAAQLVDKLRSLPGEPLDPRTVTDEATARREIMNRDIDGALIVDPASKTDTLLVASGGGTVLSSALTTLATRVEASQQREVKTVDVAPASAKDFDGLSAFYLVVGWCVGGYLCASILAISAGSRPANRQRAVIRLGTMALYSIAGGIGGAVIVGPILDALPGSVMALWGLGALVVFAVGAITLGLQALTGIVGIGLAVLIVVIAGNPSAGGAFPLPMLPPFWEAIGPALPPGAGTWAARSIAYFEGNAVSEPLQVLSVWALAGAVITFVMASLRRPGDTPAAPAALSTPSTPSPPPAPSAPPAP; the protein is encoded by the coding sequence ATGACTTTCGTCGACGAGATGAAGACCGCCGTCACACCGCGGGCCGCCCTGCTCGTCATCGGCGTGCTCGTGCTGCAGCTGCTTTTCATCGCGTCCTACGTGGGGGCGCTGCACGATCCGAAACCGAGGGACGTCCCCTTCGGCGTCGTCGCGCCCGAGCAGTCGGCGGCGCAGCTCGTCGACAAACTCCGGAGCCTCCCCGGCGAACCGCTGGACCCCCGCACGGTCACGGACGAGGCCACGGCCCGGCGGGAGATCATGAACCGGGACATCGACGGTGCCCTGATCGTCGACCCCGCTTCGAAGACCGACACCCTGCTGGTCGCCTCCGGCGGAGGCACCGTACTGTCCTCCGCCCTGACCACGCTCGCCACCAGGGTCGAGGCATCCCAGCAGCGAGAAGTGAAGACCGTGGACGTGGCCCCGGCCTCCGCCAAGGACTTCGACGGCCTCTCCGCGTTCTATCTGGTCGTCGGGTGGTGCGTCGGCGGCTACCTCTGCGCCTCGATCCTGGCGATCAGCGCGGGCTCCCGGCCCGCCAACCGGCAGCGTGCGGTGATCAGGCTCGGCACCATGGCGCTCTACTCGATCGCGGGCGGGATCGGCGGCGCGGTCATCGTCGGCCCGATCCTCGACGCCCTGCCCGGCAGCGTCATGGCCCTGTGGGGCCTCGGCGCCCTCGTCGTCTTCGCCGTCGGCGCGATCACGCTCGGCCTCCAGGCGCTCACCGGCATCGTGGGTATCGGCCTGGCCGTCCTGATCGTCGTGATCGCGGGCAATCCGAGCGCGGGCGGCGCGTTCCCGCTGCCGATGCTGCCGCCGTTCTGGGAGGCGATCGGTCCCGCCCTGCCGCCGGGCGCGGGAACGTGGGCGGCGCGCTCGATCGCGTACTTCGAGGGCAACGCGGTCTCCGAACCGCTTCAGGTGCTCTCCGTGTGGGCGCTCGCGGGGGCAGTGATCACATTTGTCATGGCGTCACTGCGCAGGCCGGGGGACACGCCCGCAGCGCCCGCAGCCCTGTCCACGCCCTCAACTCCCTCCCCGCCACCGGCTCCCTCCGCGCCACCGGCCCCCTGA
- a CDS encoding esterase/lipase family protein, which yields MLPWKRVLRPAAALLLAVAATLTPAATASAVTPATTSGWNDYSCKPSAAHPRPVVLVHGTLGNSVDNWLGLAPYLVRRGYCVFSLDYGQLPNVPFFHGLGPIDKSAVQLDAFVDKVLAATGAPEADLVGHSQGGMMPRHYLKFLGGATEVNALIGIAPDNHGTTLLGLTKLLPYFPGAEDLLTANTPGLADQIAGSAFLTRLNEGGDTVPGVRYTVIATKYDQVVTPYRTQYLDGPGVRNVLLQDLCPVDFSEHVAIGLIDRIAFHEVANALDPARATPTTCASVTG from the coding sequence GTGCTGCCCTGGAAACGCGTCCTCAGACCGGCCGCCGCCCTGCTCCTGGCGGTGGCGGCGACCCTCACTCCCGCCGCCACCGCGAGCGCCGTCACCCCCGCAACCACCAGCGGATGGAATGACTACTCCTGCAAGCCGTCCGCCGCCCATCCCCGCCCCGTCGTCCTCGTCCACGGCACCCTCGGAAACTCCGTCGACAACTGGCTCGGCCTGGCTCCGTACCTGGTGAGGCGGGGTTACTGCGTCTTCTCCCTCGACTACGGGCAACTTCCCAACGTGCCGTTCTTCCACGGCCTCGGCCCGATCGACAAGTCAGCAGTACAGCTCGACGCTTTCGTGGACAAGGTGCTGGCCGCGACCGGCGCCCCCGAGGCCGACCTCGTCGGCCACTCCCAGGGCGGCATGATGCCGCGCCACTACCTCAAGTTCCTGGGCGGGGCCACCGAGGTGAACGCCCTGATCGGCATCGCCCCCGACAACCACGGCACCACGCTTCTCGGCCTGACCAAGCTGCTGCCCTACTTCCCGGGCGCCGAGGACCTGTTGACCGCAAACACCCCCGGCCTCGCCGACCAGATCGCGGGATCGGCCTTCCTCACCCGGCTCAACGAGGGCGGCGACACGGTCCCAGGGGTGCGCTACACCGTCATCGCCACCAAGTACGACCAGGTGGTCACCCCGTACCGCACGCAGTACCTGGACGGTCCCGGCGTACGGAACGTACTGCTCCAGGACCTCTGCCCGGTCGACTTCTCCGAGCATGTGGCGATCGGCCTGATCGACCGGATCGCCTTCCACGAGGTGGCCAACGCCCTGGATCCGGCGCGGGCCACCCCGACCACGTGCGCGTCGGTCACCGGCTGA
- a CDS encoding DNA polymerase III subunit alpha, giving the protein MSVFTHLHTVSGFSVRYGASHPERLVQRAAEHDMDALALTDRDTLAGTVRFANACMKAGIRPLFGVELAIAERAREEGRTQRQRTPVRGGAFVDESAPRATFLARDGAAGWADLCRLITAAHAKGDRHPVLNWDQNHGEGLTVLLGPGSDVGRALAAGRPDRAARLLAAWREIYGDALRLEATHHGRTGTGPGSLRLAARTLGLAAEQGVPPVLTNAVRYADRGLGPVADVLDAARRLVPIDPRKPLDSGERFLKSADEMARSAERIAEAAGFRRDVAHRLLAVTEETAAACRVDPEDDLGLGTVHFPEPHLVGAGRRTAQRVLASRAAAGMVLRGYDRGPRAREYWQRMHHELDIIAHHGFATYFLTVAGVVDDVKNMGIRVAARGSGAGSLVNHLIGIAHADPVEHHLLMERFLSKQRSVLPDIDIDVESARRLEVYRAIIGRFGAERVATVAMPETYRVRHAIRDVGAALSMDPAEVDRIAKAFPHIRARDALAAMEELPELREVAAGKDRHGRMWELVEALDALPRGVAMHPCGVLLSDATLLHRTPVVPTSGEGLPMSQFDKDDVEELGLLKLDVLGVRMQSAMAHAVAELRRAADVTLDIDDPAQVPQGDPATYELIRSAETLGCFQIESPGQRDLVGRLQPSTFGDLVVDISLFRPGPVAADMVRPFIEARHGRAPARYPHPDLEDALRETYGVVVFHEQIIEILRIMTGCDRGEADQMRRGLSDPERQGEIRDRFMERTRARGYSPEVIAHTWEIVEAFGSYGFCKAHAVAFAVPTYQSAWLKAHHPAAFYAGLLTHDPGMYPKRLLLADARRRGVPVLPLDVNRSAAAHQIELVSGGKGMNGVKEMWGLRLGLADVHGISEAETARIVAGRPYSSLLDLWQRARPSRPVAERLAQVGALDAFGANRRDLLLHLSELRSGQRGPGTSGRQIALDEGQRTIPAGLPDLSDAERLSAELGVLGMDASRHLMGDHYAFLKELGATSAKRLRMAEHGQAVLVAGAKAATQTPPVRSGRRVIFTTLDDGTGLVDLAFFDDSHATCAYTVFHSWLLLVRGVVQRRGPQSLSVVGSAAWNLAELVELRRTGGLDAVAARLAAPAEPAHEAPEGDGGRRIHLPTGYEMNPWADLQPAGEGTPTGRKLWHSSPGSAG; this is encoded by the coding sequence ATGTCCGTGTTCACACATCTGCACACCGTTTCCGGGTTCTCCGTGCGCTACGGCGCCTCGCACCCGGAGCGGCTGGTCCAGCGCGCCGCCGAACACGACATGGACGCCCTCGCCCTCACTGACCGGGACACCCTCGCGGGCACCGTCCGCTTCGCCAACGCCTGCATGAAGGCGGGCATACGTCCCCTCTTCGGGGTGGAGCTGGCGATCGCGGAGCGCGCCAGAGAAGAGGGGCGTACGCAACGGCAGCGCACGCCGGTGCGCGGCGGAGCCTTCGTCGACGAGTCCGCGCCCCGCGCCACCTTCCTCGCCCGGGACGGCGCCGCCGGCTGGGCGGACCTCTGCCGGCTGATCACCGCCGCCCACGCGAAGGGCGACCGGCACCCCGTACTGAACTGGGACCAGAACCACGGCGAAGGACTCACCGTGCTGCTGGGCCCCGGCTCCGACGTCGGCAGGGCGCTGGCCGCAGGCCGCCCCGACCGGGCCGCCCGGCTGCTCGCCGCCTGGCGGGAGATCTACGGCGACGCCCTGCGCCTCGAAGCCACCCACCACGGCCGTACGGGCACGGGCCCCGGATCGCTGCGTCTGGCCGCCCGCACCCTCGGCCTCGCCGCCGAACAGGGCGTACCTCCCGTACTCACCAACGCCGTCCGTTACGCCGACCGGGGCCTGGGCCCGGTCGCCGACGTGCTCGACGCGGCCCGCAGGCTCGTACCCATCGACCCGCGCAAGCCTCTCGACAGCGGCGAGCGCTTCCTCAAGAGCGCCGACGAGATGGCGCGCAGCGCCGAGCGGATCGCAGAGGCCGCAGGCTTCCGCCGCGACGTCGCCCACCGGCTGCTGGCCGTGACCGAGGAGACCGCCGCCGCCTGCCGTGTCGACCCCGAGGACGACCTCGGGCTCGGCACCGTCCACTTCCCCGAGCCCCACCTCGTCGGCGCCGGCCGGCGCACCGCGCAGCGCGTGCTGGCCTCCCGGGCCGCCGCGGGCATGGTGCTGCGCGGCTACGACCGGGGCCCGCGCGCCCGCGAGTACTGGCAGCGGATGCACCACGAGCTGGACATCATCGCCCACCACGGCTTCGCCACCTACTTCCTGACCGTGGCCGGAGTCGTCGACGACGTGAAGAACATGGGCATCAGGGTCGCCGCGCGCGGCTCCGGCGCCGGCTCCCTCGTCAACCACCTCATCGGCATCGCGCACGCCGATCCCGTCGAGCACCACCTGCTGATGGAGCGCTTCCTGTCCAAGCAGCGGTCCGTGCTGCCCGACATCGACATCGACGTCGAGTCCGCCCGCCGCCTGGAGGTCTACCGCGCGATCATCGGCCGCTTCGGCGCCGAGCGGGTCGCGACCGTCGCCATGCCCGAGACGTACCGGGTGCGCCATGCGATACGGGACGTGGGCGCCGCACTGTCCATGGACCCGGCCGAGGTGGACCGTATCGCCAAGGCATTCCCGCACATCAGGGCCCGCGACGCCCTCGCCGCGATGGAGGAGCTGCCCGAACTGCGCGAGGTGGCCGCCGGGAAGGACCGGCACGGGCGGATGTGGGAGCTCGTCGAGGCGCTGGACGCGCTGCCGCGCGGGGTCGCCATGCACCCGTGCGGGGTGCTGCTCTCCGACGCCACGCTGCTGCACCGCACGCCCGTCGTGCCCACCAGTGGCGAGGGCCTGCCCATGTCCCAGTTCGACAAGGACGACGTGGAGGAGCTCGGGCTGCTCAAGCTCGACGTGCTGGGCGTACGGATGCAGTCGGCGATGGCGCACGCGGTCGCCGAGCTGCGGCGGGCGGCGGACGTGACGCTCGACATCGACGACCCGGCGCAGGTCCCGCAGGGCGACCCGGCGACGTACGAACTGATCCGCTCTGCCGAGACCCTCGGCTGCTTCCAGATCGAGTCGCCGGGCCAGCGCGACCTGGTCGGCAGGCTCCAGCCGTCGACTTTCGGCGACCTGGTCGTCGACATCTCGCTCTTCAGGCCGGGGCCCGTCGCCGCCGACATGGTGCGGCCCTTCATCGAGGCCAGGCACGGCCGCGCGCCCGCCCGTTACCCGCATCCGGATCTGGAGGACGCGCTGCGGGAGACCTACGGCGTTGTCGTCTTCCACGAGCAGATCATCGAGATTCTGCGGATCATGACCGGCTGCGACCGGGGCGAGGCGGACCAGATGCGGCGCGGACTGTCCGATCCCGAGCGGCAGGGGGAGATCCGTGACCGGTTCATGGAGCGGACGAGGGCGCGGGGCTACTCGCCCGAAGTGATCGCGCACACCTGGGAGATCGTCGAGGCGTTCGGCAGTTACGGCTTCTGCAAGGCGCACGCCGTCGCCTTCGCCGTGCCCACGTACCAGTCGGCGTGGCTCAAGGCGCACCACCCGGCGGCCTTCTACGCAGGGCTGCTCACCCACGACCCCGGCATGTACCCGAAGCGGCTGCTGCTCGCGGACGCGCGGCGGCGCGGGGTGCCGGTGCTGCCGCTGGATGTGAACCGGTCGGCGGCCGCTCATCAGATCGAACTGGTGTCTGGCGGAAAGGGGATGAACGGGGTCAAGGAGATGTGGGGACTACGTCTCGGGCTCGCGGACGTCCATGGCATCAGCGAGGCCGAGACCGCGCGGATCGTGGCAGGCCGGCCCTACTCCTCGCTGCTCGACCTCTGGCAGCGTGCCCGCCCGAGCCGGCCCGTAGCCGAACGGCTCGCGCAGGTGGGCGCGCTCGACGCGTTCGGCGCCAACCGCCGCGACCTGCTGCTGCACCTGTCCGAACTCCGTTCGGGACAGCGGGGCCCCGGGACATCCGGCCGTCAAATCGCCCTGGACGAAGGGCAGCGGACCATCCCCGCCGGGCTCCCGGACCTCAGCGACGCCGAGCGCCTCAGTGCCGAACTGGGCGTCCTCGGCATGGACGCGTCCCGCCACCTGATGGGGGACCACTACGCCTTCCTCAAGGAGCTGGGCGCCACCTCCGCCAAGCGGCTGAGAATGGCCGAGCACGGGCAGGCCGTCCTGGTCGCGGGCGCCAAGGCCGCGACCCAGACCCCGCCGGTACGCTCCGGCCGCCGGGTCATCTTCACGACCCTGGACGACGGTACGGGCCTGGTCGACCTCGCCTTCTTCGACGACAGCCACGCGACGTGCGCGTACACCGTCTTCCACTCCTGGCTGCTGCTCGTACGCGGAGTGGTGCAGCGGCGCGGGCCGCAGAGCCTCAGCGTGGTCGGGTCGGCGGCCTGGAATCTGGCGGAGCTCGTGGAGTTGCGGCGTACGGGCGGACTCGACGCGGTCGCGGCGCGGCTGGCGGCTCCCGCCGAGCCCGCGCACGAGGCGCCCGAAGGCGACGGAGGCCGCCGCATCCATCTGCCCACCGGCTACGAAATGAACCCCTGGGCGGACCTCCAGCCCGCGGGTGAAGGCACCCCGACCGGCCGCAAGCTGTGGCACTCGAGCCCGGGGAGCGCAGGATGA
- a CDS encoding response regulator: MTKVLVVDDDFMVAKLHSRCVSAMDGFTVVGVAHSGAEALRAAERLRPDLVLLDVYLPDMDGISVLRELRAAEEREATTETARHTVDVLFITAARDAEIIRAAMRAGALHYLIKPFNQAALQDQLRHVASMRTRFDQLAELGEARQEDVDHFFGTRPPGSRELPKGLAAHTAELVERTLREHPAGLSATECAEGGSLSRVSARRYLEFFADTGRAEVTLRYGGAGRPERRYRWIG; encoded by the coding sequence GCTGCACAGTCGCTGCGTGTCCGCGATGGACGGTTTTACGGTCGTCGGAGTGGCGCACAGCGGCGCCGAGGCGCTGCGCGCGGCGGAGCGGCTTCGTCCCGATCTGGTCCTGCTCGACGTATATCTCCCCGACATGGACGGGATCAGCGTGCTGCGCGAGCTGCGCGCGGCGGAGGAGCGGGAGGCGACCACCGAGACCGCCCGGCACACGGTGGACGTCCTGTTCATCACGGCCGCCCGGGATGCGGAGATCATCCGGGCCGCGATGCGGGCCGGCGCTCTGCACTACCTGATCAAGCCCTTCAATCAGGCCGCCCTCCAGGATCAGTTGCGGCACGTCGCGTCGATGCGTACCCGCTTCGACCAACTGGCCGAGCTGGGCGAGGCCCGCCAGGAGGACGTCGACCACTTCTTCGGCACCCGCCCGCCGGGCTCGCGCGAGCTACCGAAGGGCCTCGCGGCACACACCGCGGAGTTGGTGGAGCGCACTTTGCGCGAGCACCCGGCGGGCCTGTCCGCCACCGAGTGCGCGGAGGGCGGATCGCTGTCGCGCGTCAGCGCCCGCCGCTATCTCGAATTCTTCGCGGATACGGGCCGTGCCGAGGTGACGCTGCGGTACGGCGGGGCGGGGCGGCCGGAGCGCCGCTACCGGTGGATCGGCTAG